The following is a genomic window from Bacteroidales bacterium.
AGGGCATCAGTCAGTTGATTTTCAACTGTCTTATGACTGATATTCAGTTCCTCAGCTATTTCTTTTACACTTAATCCTTCGAATCTGCTTTTGATGAATATCAGCCTCCTTCTTTCCGGTAACTTACTTACAAGTTCATTTACATATTGGAATAACGAATCAAATGTGATTTTTTCGGTCGTATTAGTATCCAACTCATCAATAGTTCCGGCTTTCAAATACTCAGAAAGCTGAGCTTTTGTTCTGAAGTGCTTTCGAATAATATTAAAAGCAATTGTAAAAAGATATGATTTAAATGAAAGTTCCTCCTTCAGGTTTTCTCTTTTTTCCCATACCACTGTAAACACCTCCTGAACCAATTCTTCAGCTTCCTCCTCTGATTTCAGATATCCCAGAGCAAATCGGTATAACCTGTTACCATAAGCTTTAAAAAAAGAATTGAATGCCAGAAGATTACCTTCTGACAAGTTCTTCACTAATCGTGCTTCATTCTCTATCTGACTATATTTCACTTAGTTGCCCAGTTTTAACAAGCCCAATACAGAATTATTGGCTGAGTACAAGTTAAGAATTTTAAGATTATCTGTTCATGAGATAAAAACATAATAATTCTTAAAAAGCAAATCGCCGGATAATAAGAGGTTTAATACTCTTATTTCCCGGCGAAATAATTCTGTTTTTTGAAACTTATACTTTGGGCAATTTCCACGGCTCCCTGTAATTGGGCACAAGGAACCTGTTCGCATCAGCATCATTAGTGAACTGTGTGCCATCCCACACAAGTTTCTTGCCTGTACGGTACGCAATATTTCCCAGTGCAGAGAACTTTGCAATATGTGCTGCGATATCAGGATTGGCGTTGGTCTTGAAATTGCGTTTACTCATGCAATCAAGATGATTTACAACATGGTTCTTCAAACCTTCACCTGTACCTTTTACCCAAGGAACAGCTTCCATTCTGGTGACACCGTTCACGACTTCAGGAATTACTTCCCATCCGCCGCGATCGACAACCAGGGTACCGTTCTCACCAACAAAGCCTAAAACCGCATTGCGTTTGTAACCTCCGTCGTTGATACCTATCGCATGATCCCACATCACATTGAATCCGTCGAATTCGTATATTGTCTGAAGACTATCAGGTGTTTCACAGGCATCGTCGGGATAACCGTATTTGCCTCCCATTGCCATTATCGATTTGGGAGCAGTGACGTCCATTCCGAATAATGCAAAATCGAGCAGGTGAACACCCCAGTCTGTCATCAAACCACCTGCATAATCCCAGAACCAGCGGAAGGTGAAATGATATCTGTTTTTGTTAAAAGGACGGCTTGGTGATGGTCCGAGCCACATATCATAATCAATACCTGCAGGAGTATCCGTATCGGGCTGCACTGGGATAGAAGTGTTCCATCCCTGATATGAATAGACTCTGACAAGTCTTATTTTTCCCAACTTACCTGAGCGGATAAAGTCAACAGCATTGAGCCAGTGAGGATCGCTTCTCTGCCACTGACCAACCTGAACAACACTCTTGTATTTCTGTGCGGCTTTAACCATCAGATTACACTCTTCAATTGTTCTCCCGATTGGCTTTTCGCAATAAACATCCTTCCCTGCCTCGCATGCAGCAACCATCTGCAAACAATGCCAATGGTCAGGTGTACCAACGATTACCAGATTAATATCTTTATTATCGATGAGTTTACGCCAGTCTTTATAAAGATTGGCAGGTTTCTTACCTCTTATTTTCTCTACATCAGCCGCTCTGCGGTTAAGTACAGCATCATCAATGTCGCAGAGTGCAAGACACTCAACCTGCGGGTGTTTAAGAAATTCACTAAGATCAGAAAATCCCATACCGTTGCAGCCTATCAGACCAACATTAATCCTGTCTGATGGTGCGCAGCCTGCCAGGGCGCTGGAGAATGCCGGAGCTAATCCAATACCGGCAGCGGTGATAGCTGTGTTACGCAGAAATACTCTTCGGGTTGCCATAATCAAAATTAATTATCAAAGGTTATTGAGCTGAAAATCTGTAGATTGTTGTTGATTTTTTTGTTTCTCCCGGATTAATTATTGTGGTTGGGAATTCAGGATGATTCGGACTGTCAGGGAAATGACCTGACTCAAGACACAAAGCTGACCTGAAATTATAAGCCCGCCCACCATGACCTATTTTGGTACCATCAAGGAAGTTCCCTGTATAGAGCTGCATTCCGGGCTGATCAGTAATCACCTCTAAAGTGCGACCTGACAATGGCTCATAGAGGATTACATCAACTTCCTCCTTATTATCAAGGACATAGTTATGATCATACCCTTTTCCCAGATACAGCTGATCATATTCAGCATCAAGTCTTTCGCCAATTGTGTGAGCTGTGGTAAAATCAAAAGGAGTCCCGGCAACAGGTCTGATTTCTCCGGTCGGTATCATAAAAGAGTCAACAGGAGTGAATGCTGAGGCTCTGAGAACCAGTACATGTGACACAATATCATAGTTATTTATACCATGAAGATTGAAATATGCATGATTTGTAAGGTTTACAACTGTCTTCTTATCAGTTGTCCAGGTATAATCCATTACAATTTCATTATTGTCAGTCCAGGTATAAACCACTGATGCGGTTACTGTTCCAGGGAAACCCATCTCCATATCGGGACTAACATAAGAAAACTTAACTGAAGGTCCTCTGTCATCTTTCATAACTTCTGTATCCCAGACAACGCTGTGCCAGCCTTTCGGACCACCATGCAGTGTATTTGGCCCATTATTCTTAGGTAGAGTATATTCAACTCCGTCAATAGAGAACTTACCATTGGCTATACGGTTGGCATACCTTCCAACAGTTGAACCAAACGACATATCGCCATTTATTGTTTCCTCAAATGTATCGTATCCAAAAGTGATGTTATCCTTTTTACCGGTTCTGTCGGGGACTTCGATCCAGGTAATTTTTGCTCCGAAATTAGTGAGTCTTATTACGTTACCGAATTTATTTGTCAGAGTCAGAAGATAAACTTCTTTCCCTTCGTGTGTCCCGAAAAGGTCTTTTTTAAGTGTTGACTTACTTTTTCCCGACTGATTGCAGGACATTGCGATAAGCGCAATTAATGCCAGTGATACTATAAGAATCTTCTTCATGTGGTTAAGTTATGTTTTTGCTAAATTAATTATTTTTTTGAGAAAAGTGCCTCTACAGCACCTGCAAGATATGCTGCCGGAGCATTCCAGTTAATTGCAATCTCATTTGAAGCATATGAACAGACATCATCTGTATACGCCTCATCAGGAATGGAAGAAGTGTATGTTGTACACTTATCCTGTTTACCTGGATTTGCTCCTCCAGCCAGCAATCCCGGTACCGGATCAGCTATGCCATCGGCTTCTGACTGACGGTGATGAGGGAACATAGGAGTTCTGTCTCCAATACCTGTTACATAGGAATAACCTGTCGCGTTTCTTCCCAGAATATAATCAAGATTACCGAGGGCGAATTCAAGATACTTTCTGTTTCCTGTAAGTTTGTACGTATAGATGAGCAGTATACCCTGATTTGCAGCAACTGAATTACTGCCCCAGACAAAATCACGCGCTGTTTTCCCCATTACAGTTCTGTATGAACGGTCGACAACACCCTCAGACAACTGGTCAGCAGCCTTTATTAACCTGGCTTTGATTAGCGGGAAATCCTTCTTTGCACCGTCTGTCAGTCTCTTTTCAAACCTTGCCAGAGTATAATAACCAAGTAGTCTTACATTCCCCCATGAAGGCAATGGCATAAGAGTATCAGGAATCATATTCACCTCTTGGTAATAACTTGTTTTCTTTGTTGTAATATAAAGCTCAGCAGCAGCCCAGATGAATTCGTCGGTATAATTGTAATCACCATAACCTCCGGTATTGATAACGGGGGTAAACTCTTTGTTCATCCTGTTCTGATCATAAGCCAGTTTTGGATTGTTCTTAGCCCATAACCAGGCTTTTTCAGCTGATCTGATACACGAATCGGCCAGACCAGGAAAAGCTTTCTTAAACTTCCCGAAGATTCTCGAAGACTGAGCCATAACTGCAGCAAAGTCGAGTGTGGCAGCAGTCCCTTTCGGAACTACATATCTGGGTGTAACACAAACCGATGGCATTACCATTCCATCAAAATCAGCGTTAGTGACTTTATGATAAACACCTCCGTCGGAGGGATCCTGCATCGTCAGCATCCAGCGCAGGTTCCATGCGATCTCGTTAAGAAGATCAGGTGCCTGATCGGTGCTTTCAGGAATATTTAAGTTCAGAGTGTCAAAATATGCCGGGAAATCTTCATAAAGTGATAATAAAGTGCCCGTTGTAATTCCGCTGTTCACAACATATTTATTGTAGTCGCCTGCATCGTACCAGCCTTTTGGAGATGAGATAATTGTACCCGCTGGTCTGCCAGGCGATGCTGCTGCAGGATGGACAATAACCTCCCTGTCAGGATGGCCTGCAGCCCGGCTCCATTTTCCTGCATATTCAGGAAGCAATGGGGTAGACATTCTCTGAAAATAAAATCCTTTTATCAGAGCTTTCGTTAGTCCGCAAAATACATTAGACTTAATTTCAAACTGATAGGAATCTCCGATTCCGGGGACCGAAATCCTATAGCTTCCCGGGTTTGTAACCTTTGAAAAGTCTGCTATCCGGGTTACTGTAGGAGAGAATGAAGACTTATTTGGTCCGCCTAATTTAGACTGAAAGACAACCTCGCCTGAAGGAATTGAGACTACAGAAAAATCACTTTCAGTACCATCTGGTATTACAGCAATTTTCTGTGATTCAGGATAAAATCCAAGCTGATTAAGTCTTATTTTAGATGCTGTATTTTGTGCCATCAAAAATGATGGCAAAAAAACACAAATTATTATTGCAATTAAATCTTTTCTCATTGTCTATTATATGGAATTACAAGCCCCTCCCTCCCGGGGGAGGGTCCCGATAACTATCGGGAGGGGAGAGGTTTTACAACAGTTTTAATATATAGCTAAAAGTAGTCGGAGCAGCATATACAACATACTGCGGAAGTGGTCTCGGACCACAGCCTGCTGTACCAACACCAAGTGTCATGTGACTTATTGTAAACACTGTGGCACTGCTCTGTGGAAGATCGATCCGGTATTCAACCTTATCCATCTCTTCGTCACTATAAGGTAACATTGAGACCTGCAGAAGGGTATTCACCGACTGTGCCATCAATCCGCTTCCTGCGGCGGTAGTAACCTTTGCCCAACGTACATCTTCATGATTTCCGCATTCCATTGGTTTCTCATAAGGTGTAAGCTGTTCTGCTACAGTGCTTTTATAAATACCCACATCAAATCCCCGCTTTCTGTCAGCATAATTCTCCATTGGTCCGCGGCCAAAATAAGCTGCCTGATCAAACTTTTTATCGAGTAACAGCCTTACACCCATACGAGCAACAACCTGTTTCGGATCGCTTGAATTGACTGTATTCTCAGAAAGAATTGAGCCGTCACCTGAGATAGTATACACAACATCATGATTTACAGTGAAATTATTTTTGCCGGCAGCCAGCAGCCTGACAGTTATGGCCACTGTTGAAGGAGATTTTTGTTCAACACTCACATTCTGGGTGGTCCATTTGAGTTCTCTGAGGCCTGTTGTCACCCAACTCCTGTCGGCCCACATATCATCATTTCTGTGCGGGGCACGCCACAGATGAAGTCTTGGCCCGCCATCTTTTAACAGCATGTTGGTTCCGTTCTTTTCCAGAGTTGTGAAGGTTCCGCTAACCTTATCAAAAACAACTGTAAATCCCGAACCTTTAATAGTAATGTCAGTTTGACCCGGAACCAGGGTAAGCGGATTCATTGCTGCTGCCGGAGCTGCAGCAAGTGATTCAACAGGAAGTTTGAACTGTTCTGATACCATCTCAAATCCCTTCTTTGCCCATAGCTGATCAGCAGCAAGAGCAAAGGAGAGACGCAGGAAATATTCTGATCCGGTATTTACTTTTTCAATCTTATAAGGAATTGTTACAATTGCCTCTTTGCCAGGGGCTATATCAGGAATTTTAATATCGCCCCGGGAAATTTCCGTTCCGTTTTCAGAGAGTGTCCATGTTGCTGTAAAACCGCCAAGGTGGACAAACTGATATTTATTCTGAACCAGGAATTGTCCTTTTGAGAGATCCTCTCCTGTGACTTTAATCCACTGATAGGCCTTTTTCATTTCAGGATAGTGTGGTTTGAGCGAACGGTCTGATGCCACTACTCCTTTATGAATGAAATACTTGTCGTTAGGGAATTCACCAAAACCGCCACCATAGGCTATAATTGAATGGTTCGGATCGCGTTTGTTGTAAATACCCTGATCCTGCCATTCCCAGATAGCACCGCCTAGTATTGTTTCATACTTGTCAAATACATCATTGTACTCACCAATAGCTCCCATTGAGTTGAACATTGCATGAGCATATTCGCAGAGGAAGAATGGCTTCTTATAACTTGTATCCTGAGCAATTTTTTCTACTTCAGCCACACCTGTATACATACGGCTGTCGATATCGGCAGGATTGTTTTTACCTATTCCAAAGCCTTCATAATGAACAGGACGGGTATTGTCTATTGCTTTTATTGTTGCCATGGCAGCCCTGAAATTTGATCCGCCTCTT
Proteins encoded in this region:
- a CDS encoding DUF4981 domain-containing protein, which encodes MKNLRLSVICTLVLLISTISGYAQYTSPKDSLGTAPVPPEIQDPELLGINKEPAHATLMPYATLEEALAANRHASTFARSLNGTWKFNFVKWPQMRPVDFYKPEYDVTSWKEIPVPSNWQVLGYGTPYYRNLGYIIRKDFPRIMSMPPKTFTAYEERNPVGSYRRDFELPAEWNSRQVFLTFDGVDAGFFLWINGTKVGFSVNSRNAAEFDVTKYVKPGKNMVAVEVYRFTSGTWLEDQDMWRLSGIFRNVTLWSAPQQHIRDFFIKTDLDDQYKNATVEIIAKIKNYGSKASKATKVAATLYDGKVTVPAAMAEAAVPALQPGAESAVKLTFQVTNPEKWTAETPKLYTTVITLASGKKIVETLSARTGFREIEIKGRVFLVNGTPVKLKGVNRHENWPDVGHAVTEAQMIRDLELIKQGNCNLVRTSHYSDDPRWYELCDEYGMFLVGEANVECHGYMGRFDEEPTMKSAIIDRNVANTENFKNHASIIIWSLGNENGRGGSNFRAAMATIKAIDNTRPVHYEGFGIGKNNPADIDSRMYTGVAEVEKIAQDTSYKKPFFLCEYAHAMFNSMGAIGEYNDVFDKYETILGGAIWEWQDQGIYNKRDPNHSIIAYGGGFGEFPNDKYFIHKGVVASDRSLKPHYPEMKKAYQWIKVTGEDLSKGQFLVQNKYQFVHLGGFTATWTLSENGTEISRGDIKIPDIAPGKEAIVTIPYKIEKVNTGSEYFLRLSFALAADQLWAKKGFEMVSEQFKLPVESLAAAPAAAMNPLTLVPGQTDITIKGSGFTVVFDKVSGTFTTLEKNGTNMLLKDGGPRLHLWRAPHRNDDMWADRSWVTTGLRELKWTTQNVSVEQKSPSTVAITVRLLAAGKNNFTVNHDVVYTISGDGSILSENTVNSSDPKQVVARMGVRLLLDKKFDQAAYFGRGPMENYADRKRGFDVGIYKSTVAEQLTPYEKPMECGNHEDVRWAKVTTAAGSGLMAQSVNTLLQVSMLPYSDEEMDKVEYRIDLPQSSATVFTISHMTLGVGTAGCGPRPLPQYVVYAAPTTFSYILKLL
- a CDS encoding glycoside hydrolase family 9 protein produces the protein MRKDLIAIIICVFLPSFLMAQNTASKIRLNQLGFYPESQKIAVIPDGTESDFSVVSIPSGEVVFQSKLGGPNKSSFSPTVTRIADFSKVTNPGSYRISVPGIGDSYQFEIKSNVFCGLTKALIKGFYFQRMSTPLLPEYAGKWSRAAGHPDREVIVHPAAASPGRPAGTIISSPKGWYDAGDYNKYVVNSGITTGTLLSLYEDFPAYFDTLNLNIPESTDQAPDLLNEIAWNLRWMLTMQDPSDGGVYHKVTNADFDGMVMPSVCVTPRYVVPKGTAATLDFAAVMAQSSRIFGKFKKAFPGLADSCIRSAEKAWLWAKNNPKLAYDQNRMNKEFTPVINTGGYGDYNYTDEFIWAAAELYITTKKTSYYQEVNMIPDTLMPLPSWGNVRLLGYYTLARFEKRLTDGAKKDFPLIKARLIKAADQLSEGVVDRSYRTVMGKTARDFVWGSNSVAANQGILLIYTYKLTGNRKYLEFALGNLDYILGRNATGYSYVTGIGDRTPMFPHHRQSEADGIADPVPGLLAGGANPGKQDKCTTYTSSIPDEAYTDDVCSYASNEIAINWNAPAAYLAGAVEALFSKK
- a CDS encoding galactose mutarotase, with amino-acid sequence MKKILIVSLALIALIAMSCNQSGKSKSTLKKDLFGTHEGKEVYLLTLTNKFGNVIRLTNFGAKITWIEVPDRTGKKDNITFGYDTFEETINGDMSFGSTVGRYANRIANGKFSIDGVEYTLPKNNGPNTLHGGPKGWHSVVWDTEVMKDDRGPSVKFSYVSPDMEMGFPGTVTASVVYTWTDNNEIVMDYTWTTDKKTVVNLTNHAYFNLHGINNYDIVSHVLVLRASAFTPVDSFMIPTGEIRPVAGTPFDFTTAHTIGERLDAEYDQLYLGKGYDHNYVLDNKEEVDVILYEPLSGRTLEVITDQPGMQLYTGNFLDGTKIGHGGRAYNFRSALCLESGHFPDSPNHPEFPTTIINPGETKKSTTIYRFSAQ
- a CDS encoding Gfo/Idh/MocA family oxidoreductase, which gives rise to MATRRVFLRNTAITAAGIGLAPAFSSALAGCAPSDRINVGLIGCNGMGFSDLSEFLKHPQVECLALCDIDDAVLNRRAADVEKIRGKKPANLYKDWRKLIDNKDINLVIVGTPDHWHCLQMVAACEAGKDVYCEKPIGRTIEECNLMVKAAQKYKSVVQVGQWQRSDPHWLNAVDFIRSGKLGKIRLVRVYSYQGWNTSIPVQPDTDTPAGIDYDMWLGPSPSRPFNKNRYHFTFRWFWDYAGGLMTDWGVHLLDFALFGMDVTAPKSIMAMGGKYGYPDDACETPDSLQTIYEFDGFNVMWDHAIGINDGGYKRNAVLGFVGENGTLVVDRGGWEVIPEVVNGVTRMEAVPWVKGTGEGLKNHVVNHLDCMSKRNFKTNANPDIAAHIAKFSALGNIAYRTGKKLVWDGTQFTNDADANRFLVPNYREPWKLPKV
- a CDS encoding RNA polymerase sigma-70 factor, which translates into the protein MKYSQIENEARLVKNLSEGNLLAFNSFFKAYGNRLYRFALGYLKSEEEAEELVQEVFTVVWEKRENLKEELSFKSYLFTIAFNIIRKHFRTKAQLSEYLKAGTIDELDTNTTEKITFDSLFQYVNELVSKLPERRRLIFIKSRFEGLSVKEIAEELNISHKTVENQLTDALKFIRTNLNKKEISAILFFVLFISK